The nucleotide window TAAAGCGGTGAGTAACTGAAGCAATAACATCTGGTTGGGCTGGGCCATACCATATCTTATTGCAGTTGTAGTTCTCagccttgacggcctccttAACTACATCATCGTCTGCGTTCTTGGCGGCATCAATTTGGTCTATGAGGTTCTTCTTGGGCACAGCAGGGCTAGGGGCCATGTTATACGGCGTGATGAAGTCGGCATCGAGCGCGTCGTTGAAGAAACTGTCGTCGAAGGTGGTGCCGGCAAGAATGTTTTCTTGCGGTTCGCGGTATCCGCCAAATAGCTGAGGATCGAACTGTCCGCCATTCTGTTGCGCGAGCCAGTCGAAGTTGTTGGTGTCGATACTGGCGAACAACGATTGCTGATTGGCAGACTCTTCACCGATTGTCGTCATGGTGTCGACAGGTTTGAAACCCATGGGCGACTGAGTAAAGGGCTCAGGGGAAGTTCCGCAAGATGAGCTCGGACCTCCATTTGACTGAGACGATGCAGATGGTGAGCTGGTCGACGTGCCGTTGTTCATCCCATATGAGCCCGAGTCAACACTGGCGCGAGATGTACCCGTGCCTGTCGAGGCATTGGCGAGTGATGGACTGAAAAGAGATGTGAAGTTGACCAGGTCGTCCTTGGTGCCAaagtcgagcccggcgaTAACGCCTGGGCTGTTGTCCTTGTTGAGGGGGCTGACGGGGTTGCTGCCGTTAACAATCTGaggcgatgaagaagacCTCGCTCCCTGTACGGGCTTGTTGGGCATCTGGGATCCTGGCAGGACGCCGAACTTGGGGAATTCAAACTGGAAGTTGACGTCGCTCAGGTTGCCAATAGCAGAGGCCCCAAAGCCCATAGACGACTTGCTGTGAGACGCGGAGCGAGTGCTCATGGCTGCCATCTTGGTCTTGTACTCGTTGAGCTCCGCCGTCATCCGGTCGATTTGGGAACGTAGCTGGCTGTTCTCGCTGCTGGCTTCCTTTGACGCTTTCTCCAGTTCCTCCACCTTCGTCTCGAGATCCTTCAGGTGCTTCTCCTTGCGCTCGCGGAATGCCCGCTGGGCAGCGCGGTTTTGGGCCTTGCGCTTCTATTCCCGTATTAGTATAGCTTCGGAATCGGAGGGGCAGTTTCAAACATACCGAGCTCGGTTCCGAGGTAAGGGGCTTACGTCCCGGCTTCTTCGGGACTTTGTCGCCACCCTCACGCCTCTTGGCGTCATTCCCAGGAGagtcttcatcttcctcgtcgtcgggaTGGGCTCTCTTATCCATACCATCGTTCTCGGTCGAGTCCGACTTGGTCGACTGAGCTGACTGAGCGCCACCAGGGATGTCGCCAATCATTTTGGCCTGGCCGACGGTACTAACATCGAAATCGAAGCTGGAGTCGCCAAAATCGTAGTCGTAGTTATCAAGGTAAGGGCTTTCTTGAAAGCCATGAGCCGCACCCTGAGCCGGCGACGTCTGATAAGAGGAGGGCGACATGGAAGTGTCCTTGATAGTAGGAGACTGGTTCGCCAGCTGCTGCTTGTTCGAGTTGAGGGCAGCGAAGAGCAAGCTTTGTTGCTGCGGGGTTAAGATGAAGTTGGCCGGGAAACCACCGTTCGTTGCTGAGGCCATTGCGAAGGAGTGTAGAAGAGCGAGGAGACGAAGGCAAACGGAAGTCGATTCGAAGCAAGAGGGCTATGGAAGAAGGCAGATTCGGAAGCCGATTGCGGCTCGGGGTGCCTCGGGGTCAAGGTGGCGTAGGTTCCAGATGGGCCGGATAGAGAGGTGATGTCGTTTGACAATGAGGAAGAGAGGCTCGGCAACCGGGCAACAATCTGAGATCCTTCTCCGTTGTTCGTGTACTTTGAACTCGGCGTTGGAATTaggagaaaagagaggcAGTATCAGGTCCTGCGCAAAGGGACCCTAGTGCTATGAAGTGACGAAATGGCACCGGCCTAGGGTGGGATGGAGATGGTAAGAGTTGATGCCTTTGCGGCTTACAGTTGCTGCCTGACTCACAGGCCGGTCTCCGGGGCCACCTGATTGCTCTTTGGGAGGATCCAAAAACCCACGGAATTCGGGAGGAAAGACGTGCTTTGGAGAGGGTGTGCGGTGATGCGCGGACGGAAAGtaaggggagaggggaaaaTGTTGTTGGTTTGTGGTGAACGCGGAGCGTCTGAGTAGGGAAGTGGAGAGAATCGAACTGAATGGAGGGCTGCAGACggtgaggagggggaagaatTTCAGCGCCCTTCAGTGTCAATTTGTCAGCCGTCATGACACCaagagggaagaggaaaaTGGAGGGGGCCGGCCAATTGAGCCGGGGGTCCAGGCGCAAGGGACGAGTTGACGTCGGGCCCAATGAGCCTTATCCATTGGTTAAAGTGCCGGTTATCGCCGATGATGCCACAGGGCGCAGCCGTAGTTTCCGCATCAGCGAGCCGTACGATGTAGACCGTGGCCTCTGGTGCACAAGTACGAATATCCATGCTGCCCCTCCGAtgcccttctctccctcggGACCTTTTTGGTGTTGTGTATCTGTACACTAGGGAGTAGAACCTGTGAAAGGGACCCCCCCTTCGAGGAATCGTGTCACCATTGCACCACCCCCTATATCGGTAGCG belongs to Colletotrichum higginsianum IMI 349063 chromosome 5, whole genome shotgun sequence and includes:
- a CDS encoding Transcription factor PAP1, which encodes MASATNGGFPANFILTPQQQSLLFAALNSNKQQLANQSPTIKDTSMSPSSYQTSPAQGAAHGFQESPYLDNYDYDFGDSSFDFDVSTVGQAKMIGDIPGGAQSAQSTKSDSTENDGMDKRAHPDDEEDEDSPGNDAKRREGGDKVPKKPGRKPLTSEPSSKRKAQNRAAQRAFRERKEKHLKDLETKVEELEKASKEASSENSQLRSQIDRMTAELNEYKTKMAAMSTRSASHSKSSMGFGASAIGNLSDVNFQFEFPKFGVLPGSQMPNKPVQGARSSSSPQIVNGSNPVSPLNKDNSPGVIAGLDFGTKDDLVNFTSLFSPSLANASTGTGTSRASVDSGSYGMNNGTSTSSPSASSQSNGGPSSSCGTSPEPFTQSPMGFKPVDTMTTIGEESANQQSLFASIDTNNFDWLAQQNGGQFDPQLFGGYREPQENILAGTTFDDSFFNDALDADFITPYNMAPSPAVPKKNLIDQIDAAKNADDDVVKEAVKAENYNCNKIWYGPAQPDVIASVTHRFNREKLQNCPSVQAGEFDLDGLCTELQKKAKCSGQGPVVSETDFQTVVNKWMGKDAAACFASQDNNKTKA